From Eleftheria terrae, the proteins below share one genomic window:
- a CDS encoding methyl-accepting chemotaxis protein encodes MHARQTLPAAVITAPAARAPRTSFLPWNRWSIKTRLSAAASACAVASLVITCAVIGVRASDMAERDAAELARRAARSVAQQVEGELNTTYTVIEALAQAQKDAKEHGPALSREQIDNMSRATLEAKPSWLGTYSTWEPNALDGRDAEYANAPAHDATGRYIAYWTRGSGTIAAEPGGDTETAGINDWYDIPRRTKKNALIEPYLYKVGGKDELLTSLVTPILVNGKFVGVVGADYLLKGLSERLGKMPSVPDGRISLVSNGGLYVSHTDLPRIGKKAEDMPADAMQAVQQGRDHEWIDSTGWVHVLVPVRASADVPAWSLQVSYPLATARAGARALLATTAAIAAVCALITGVLLVGLIARMLRPLSRLTAAVEDLASGNSNLRVELPVRGHDELARISRAFNAFVAKLRVAFGEVHDAAGGVELAAREIASGNADLSHRTEEQAANLQSVASSMDELTAAVRANADTANEATRLTSGAAVCAQRSEQVMGQAVASMEGLSAASRRIADITAVIDSIAFQTNILALNAAVEAARAGEQGRGFAVVASEVRTLAQRSATAAKDIKHLIDDSVQRVGEGSQLIRDTGSSVAELVQAVNNVSTLIRDISLSGQEQSAGIAQVDSSVADIDRMTQQNAALVEEAAAAADALRQQAQRLTATVGGFL; translated from the coding sequence ATGCATGCCCGCCAGACCCTGCCCGCCGCTGTGATCACCGCGCCGGCAGCACGCGCTCCCCGTACCAGCTTCCTGCCGTGGAACCGCTGGTCCATCAAGACCCGCCTGAGCGCGGCGGCCAGCGCCTGCGCGGTGGCCAGCCTCGTCATCACCTGCGCGGTCATCGGCGTGCGTGCCAGCGACATGGCCGAGCGCGACGCCGCCGAGCTGGCGCGCCGCGCGGCGCGCAGCGTGGCCCAGCAGGTGGAGGGTGAACTGAACACCACCTACACGGTGATCGAGGCCCTCGCCCAGGCCCAGAAGGACGCGAAGGAGCACGGCCCTGCGCTGAGCCGCGAACAGATCGACAACATGTCGCGCGCCACGCTGGAGGCCAAGCCGAGCTGGCTCGGCACCTACTCCACCTGGGAGCCCAATGCGCTCGACGGCCGCGACGCCGAATACGCCAATGCACCGGCCCACGACGCCACCGGCCGCTATATCGCCTACTGGACGCGCGGCTCCGGCACCATCGCGGCCGAGCCGGGCGGCGACACCGAGACCGCCGGCATCAACGACTGGTACGACATTCCCCGCCGCACCAAGAAGAACGCGCTGATCGAGCCCTATCTCTACAAGGTCGGCGGCAAGGACGAATTGCTCACCTCGCTGGTGACGCCCATCCTGGTCAACGGGAAGTTCGTGGGCGTGGTGGGGGCCGACTACCTGCTCAAGGGCCTGTCCGAGCGCCTCGGCAAGATGCCGTCGGTGCCGGACGGCCGCATCAGCCTGGTCTCCAACGGCGGCCTGTACGTCAGCCACACCGACCTGCCACGAATCGGCAAGAAGGCCGAGGACATGCCGGCCGACGCGATGCAGGCGGTACAACAGGGCCGCGACCATGAATGGATCGACAGCACCGGTTGGGTCCACGTGCTGGTGCCGGTGCGCGCCTCGGCCGATGTGCCGGCCTGGAGCCTGCAGGTGTCCTACCCGCTGGCCACCGCCCGGGCCGGCGCACGCGCCCTGCTGGCCACCACTGCCGCCATTGCCGCGGTGTGCGCCTTGATCACCGGTGTGCTGCTGGTCGGCCTGATCGCCCGCATGCTGAGGCCGCTGTCGCGCCTCACCGCTGCAGTGGAAGACCTGGCCAGCGGCAACAGCAACCTGCGCGTGGAGCTGCCGGTGCGCGGGCATGACGAGCTGGCCCGCATCTCGCGCGCCTTCAATGCCTTCGTGGCCAAGCTGCGCGTTGCCTTCGGCGAGGTGCACGACGCCGCCGGCGGCGTGGAGCTGGCGGCACGCGAGATTGCCTCCGGCAACGCCGACCTGTCGCACCGCACCGAAGAACAGGCTGCCAACCTGCAGAGCGTGGCTTCGTCGATGGATGAGCTCACCGCCGCCGTGCGGGCCAATGCCGACACCGCCAACGAGGCCACCCGGCTGACCTCCGGCGCCGCCGTCTGCGCGCAGCGCAGCGAGCAGGTGATGGGCCAGGCAGTGGCCAGCATGGAAGGCCTCAGCGCGGCCAGCCGGCGCATTGCCGACATCACCGCGGTGATCGACTCCATCGCCTTCCAGACCAACATCCTCGCGCTCAACGCCGCCGTCGAAGCGGCCCGGGCCGGCGAGCAGGGCCGCGGCTTCGCGGTGGTGGCCTCGGAGGTGCGGACGCTGGCACAGCGTTCGGCCACCGCCGCCAAGGACATCAAGCACCTGATCGACGACTCGGTGCAGCGCGTCGGCGAAGGCAGCCAGCTGATCCGGGACACCGGCAGCTCGGTGGCCGAGCTGGTGCAGGCGGTGAACAACGTCAGCACCTTGATCCGCGACATCAGCCTGTCGGGCCAGGAGCAGTCGGCCGGCATCGCGCAGGTCGACAGCTCGGTGGCCGACATCGACCGCATGACGCAGCAGAACGCCGCGCTGGTGGAGGAAGCGGCCGCCGCCGCGGACGCCCTTCGGCAGCAGGCCCAGCGCCTCACGGCGACGGTGGGCGGCTTCCTCTGA
- a CDS encoding 23S rRNA (adenine(2030)-N(6))-methyltransferase RlmJ — MLAYRHAFHAGNHADVLKHLVMVQVLRYLGEKDKPYWLIDTHAGAGAYKLQSRHAQQNAEYENGIARLWERDDLPPVVADYVELVRQHNASGTLKHYPGSPALALQLLRPQDRLRLWELHPTDIKLLAQHFGRQPHTEVHHGDGFGGLKSQLPPPSRRGAVLMDPPYEMKADYGLVVNTVRDALKRFAECVLMVWYPHLPRLDSQQLPQRLKSIAPKGWLHVRMTVQQPDERGFGLLGSGMFVINPPWVLHDQLRDVLPWLTEALAQYDGANFLLEHLPA; from the coding sequence ATGCTCGCCTACCGACATGCCTTCCACGCGGGCAACCATGCCGACGTCCTCAAGCACCTGGTGATGGTGCAGGTCCTGCGCTACCTGGGCGAAAAGGACAAGCCTTACTGGCTGATCGACACCCATGCCGGCGCCGGCGCCTACAAGCTGCAAAGCCGCCATGCGCAGCAGAACGCCGAGTACGAGAACGGCATCGCCCGGCTGTGGGAGCGCGACGACCTGCCGCCGGTGGTGGCCGACTACGTCGAGCTGGTGCGCCAGCACAATGCCAGCGGCACGCTCAAGCACTATCCCGGCTCGCCGGCGCTGGCGCTGCAGCTGCTGCGGCCGCAGGACCGGCTGCGCCTGTGGGAGCTGCACCCCACCGACATCAAGCTACTGGCCCAGCACTTCGGCCGCCAGCCGCACACCGAGGTGCACCACGGCGACGGCTTCGGCGGCCTGAAGTCGCAACTGCCGCCGCCCTCCCGCCGAGGCGCGGTGCTGATGGACCCGCCCTACGAGATGAAGGCGGACTACGGCCTGGTGGTGAACACGGTGCGCGACGCGCTCAAGCGCTTTGCCGAGTGCGTGCTGATGGTGTGGTACCCGCACCTGCCGCGGCTGGACTCGCAGCAACTGCCGCAACGGCTGAAGTCCATCGCGCCCAAGGGCTGGCTGCATGTGCGCATGACGGTGCAGCAACCGGACGAACGCGGCTTCGGCCTGCTGGGCAGCGGCATGTTCGTGATCAACCCGCCCTGGGTGCTGCACGACCAGCTGCGCGACGTGCTGCCCTGGCTGACCGAGGCGCTGGCCCAGTACGACGGCGCCAACTTCCTGCTGGAGCACCTGCCCGCCTGA
- the tgt gene encoding tRNA guanosine(34) transglycosylase Tgt, with protein MPQTSAAPLSRGLHFEVLKTEGLARRGRLTLNRGVVETPIFMPVGTYGTVKGVMPRSLEEMGAQIILGNTFHLWLRPGLDVMRQFGGLHRFEGWNKPILTDSGGFQVWSLGDMRKISEEGVKFASPVNGDKLFLTPEVSMQIQRVLDSDIVMQFDECTPYIMGDKASGHLTTEKEARFSMELSLRWAKRCQVEFEKLANPNALFGIVQGGMYTHLRDESLAGLEALDFPGLAVGGLSVGEPKAEMMRVLEHIGPRLPAHKPHYLMGVGTPEDLIDGVANGIDMFDCVMPTRNARNGHLFTRYGDLRLRNARYKTDERPVDESCSCHTCANFSRAYLHHLDRCGEMLGPMLTSIHNLHFYLNLMREVREALDAGRFDAYRRQFAADRARGV; from the coding sequence ATGCCACAGACCTCCGCTGCCCCCCTTTCCCGCGGCCTGCACTTCGAAGTTCTCAAGACCGAGGGCCTGGCGCGCCGCGGCCGCCTGACGCTCAACCGTGGCGTGGTCGAGACGCCGATCTTCATGCCGGTGGGCACCTATGGCACCGTCAAGGGCGTGATGCCGCGCTCGCTGGAGGAGATGGGCGCGCAGATCATCCTGGGCAACACCTTCCACCTGTGGCTGCGCCCGGGGCTGGACGTGATGCGCCAGTTCGGCGGGCTGCACCGCTTCGAGGGCTGGAACAAGCCCATCCTGACCGACAGCGGCGGCTTCCAGGTCTGGAGCCTGGGCGACATGCGCAAGATCTCTGAGGAAGGCGTGAAGTTCGCCTCGCCGGTCAACGGCGACAAGCTGTTCCTCACGCCCGAGGTGAGCATGCAGATCCAGCGCGTGCTCGACAGCGACATCGTCATGCAGTTCGACGAGTGCACGCCCTACATCATGGGCGACAAGGCCAGCGGCCACCTCACCACCGAGAAGGAAGCCCGCTTCTCCATGGAGCTGAGCCTGCGCTGGGCCAAGCGCTGCCAGGTGGAGTTCGAGAAGCTGGCCAACCCGAACGCGCTGTTCGGCATCGTGCAGGGCGGCATGTACACCCACCTGCGCGACGAGTCGCTGGCCGGGCTGGAGGCGCTCGACTTCCCCGGCCTGGCCGTGGGCGGCCTGAGCGTCGGCGAGCCGAAGGCCGAGATGATGCGGGTGCTGGAACACATCGGCCCGCGCCTGCCGGCGCACAAGCCGCACTACCTGATGGGCGTGGGCACGCCCGAGGACCTGATCGACGGCGTGGCCAACGGCATCGACATGTTCGACTGCGTGATGCCCACCCGCAACGCGCGCAACGGCCACCTCTTCACCCGCTACGGTGACCTGCGGCTGCGCAATGCCCGCTACAAGACCGACGAGCGCCCGGTGGACGAGAGCTGCAGCTGCCATACCTGCGCCAACTTCAGCCGCGCCTACCTGCACCACCTGGACCGCTGCGGCGAGATGCTCGGGCCGATGCTGACCAGCATCCACAACCTGCACTTCTACCTGAACCTGATGCGCGAGGTGCGCGAGGCCCTGGACGCCGGGCGCTTCGACGCCTACCGCCGGCAGTTCGCCGCCGATCGCGCACGCGGGGTGTAA
- a CDS encoding AbrB/MazE/SpoVT family DNA-binding domain-containing protein, producing the protein MTTLKRTHIGTAVAAILPQDAQARREQGGSADRSRSLDGRGASSRSAAFNAQMDAARQIMKRRHAVLRPLAR; encoded by the coding sequence GTGACCACGCTGAAGCGCACTCACATCGGCACCGCGGTGGCTGCGATCCTGCCGCAGGACGCGCAGGCCCGCAGGGAGCAGGGCGGGTCGGCGGATCGCTCCCGCAGCCTGGACGGCCGGGGCGCGTCGTCCCGCTCCGCGGCCTTCAACGCGCAGATGGATGCCGCGCGCCAGATCATGAAGCGGCGCCATGCCGTGCTGCGCCCGCTGGCCCGCTGA
- the queA gene encoding tRNA preQ1(34) S-adenosylmethionine ribosyltransferase-isomerase QueA gives MSRAFTLSDFDFALPPELIAQHPAAERSASRLLDGRQEPPADRVFRDLPGLLQPGDLLVFNDTRVIKARLLGRKASGGSVEALVERVLPGHEVLAHLRASKSPKPGSTVRFADAFDAEVLGRGGPDGGLFHLRLPGDPLALLAAHGHVPLPPYITHSDSAEDERRYQTVFADKPGAVAAPTAALHFDAGVLQALRERGVGTASVTLHVGAGTFQPVRTENLAEHKMHSEWFEVPAATVAAIEQVRRDGARVVAVGTTTLRALESAALGGSLAAGARETDIFITPGFEFRVVDRLLTNFHLPKSTLMMLVSAFAGYERVMSLYRHAIAGHYRFFSYGDAMLLERTG, from the coding sequence ATGTCTCGCGCTTTCACCCTGAGCGACTTCGACTTCGCTCTGCCGCCCGAACTGATCGCCCAGCATCCTGCCGCCGAACGCAGCGCCTCGCGCCTGCTGGACGGCCGCCAGGAACCGCCCGCCGACCGCGTGTTCCGCGACCTGCCCGGGCTGCTGCAGCCCGGCGACCTGCTGGTCTTCAACGACACCCGCGTCATCAAGGCCCGGCTGCTCGGCCGCAAGGCCAGCGGCGGCAGCGTCGAGGCGTTGGTGGAGCGGGTGCTGCCCGGCCACGAGGTGCTGGCCCACCTGCGCGCCAGCAAGTCGCCCAAGCCAGGCAGCACCGTGCGCTTTGCCGACGCCTTCGATGCCGAGGTGCTGGGCCGCGGCGGCCCGGACGGTGGCCTGTTCCACCTGCGCCTGCCAGGCGATCCGCTGGCCCTGCTGGCGGCCCATGGCCATGTGCCCTTGCCGCCCTACATCACCCACTCCGATTCGGCCGAGGACGAGCGACGCTACCAGACCGTGTTCGCCGACAAGCCCGGCGCGGTCGCCGCCCCCACCGCGGCGCTGCATTTCGATGCAGGCGTGCTCCAGGCACTGCGCGAGCGCGGCGTGGGCACCGCGAGCGTGACGCTGCATGTCGGCGCCGGCACCTTCCAGCCGGTGCGCACCGAGAACCTGGCCGAGCACAAGATGCACAGCGAGTGGTTCGAGGTGCCGGCCGCCACGGTGGCCGCCATCGAGCAGGTGCGCCGCGACGGCGCGCGGGTGGTCGCGGTCGGCACCACCACGCTGCGGGCGCTGGAGTCGGCCGCGCTGGGCGGCAGCCTGGCGGCGGGCGCCCGCGAGACCGACATCTTCATCACCCCCGGCTTCGAGTTCCGGGTGGTGGACCGGCTGCTCACCAACTTCCACCTGCCCAAGAGCACGCTGATGATGCTGGTGAGCGCCTTCGCCGGCTACGAGCGGGTGATGTCGCTCTACCGGCATGCCATTGCCGGGCACTACCGGTTCTTCAGCTATGGCGATGCGATGCTGCTGGAGCGTACGGGCTGA
- the recG gene encoding ATP-dependent DNA helicase RecG, which produces MPTAAASPASAPPSAPARREKSMPQKAMEKMGLERDIDLALHLPLRYEDETRLTPLREARHGQTVQVEGVVVDSQISLRPRRQLVVVLDDGTDTVNLRFFSFYPSHQKTLAAGQRVRVRGELRGGFLGREMVHPTFKAVTEDTPLAASLTPVYPASANLPQAYLRKAVASGLARARLDEILPAELLPDGLPSLQQALHFLHHPPPSTSVLTLEDRSHPAWQRLKFEELLAQQLSQLQAQRERALLRAPALPLAQGGLHEQLLAALPFRLTDAQRRVVEEIALDLQRPQPMHRLLQGDVGSGKTVVAAMAAAVAMGAGWQCALMAPTEILAEQHFRKLVGWLQPLGIEVAWLTGSQKGKARKEMLARVASGEAQLVVGTHAVIQEQVEFHRLALAVIDEQHRFGVAQRLALRSKMQAEARRIEDEGGPLEPHLLMMSATPIPRTLAMTYYADLEVSTIDELPPGRTPIVTKVFSDAKREAVVERIRDEVAQGRQVYWVCPLIEESEKLDLQNATATHEQLSEALAGHMVGLLHGRMPAAEKAAVMSLFSGGQMAVLVATTVIEVGVDVPNASLMVIEHAERFGLSQLHQLRGRVGRGAVASVCVLLYTSPLSDTGKSRLKAMAETNDGFEIARRDLEIRGPGEFMGARQSGAPLLRFANLEEDIALVRQARHAAGLMLDRHPEAAAAHVARWLGGKAEYLKA; this is translated from the coding sequence ATGCCGACGGCCGCCGCTTCCCCCGCCTCCGCCCCCCCCTCCGCCCCCGCCAGGCGCGAGAAGTCCATGCCGCAGAAGGCGATGGAGAAGATGGGCCTGGAGCGCGACATCGACCTCGCGCTGCACCTGCCGCTGCGCTACGAGGACGAGACCCGCCTGACCCCGCTGCGCGAGGCCCGCCACGGGCAGACGGTGCAGGTGGAGGGGGTGGTGGTCGACAGCCAGATCAGCCTGCGCCCGCGCCGCCAGCTGGTGGTGGTGCTGGACGATGGCACCGACACGGTCAACCTGCGCTTCTTCAGCTTCTATCCCTCGCACCAGAAGACGCTGGCTGCCGGCCAGCGCGTGCGCGTGCGCGGCGAGCTGCGCGGCGGCTTCCTGGGCCGTGAGATGGTGCACCCCACCTTCAAGGCGGTGACCGAGGACACGCCGCTGGCGGCATCGCTGACGCCGGTCTACCCCGCCTCGGCCAACCTGCCGCAGGCCTACCTGCGCAAGGCGGTGGCCTCGGGCCTGGCCCGCGCGCGGCTCGACGAGATCCTGCCTGCCGAGCTGCTGCCTGACGGCCTGCCCTCGCTGCAGCAGGCGCTGCACTTCCTGCACCACCCGCCGCCGTCCACCTCGGTGCTGACGCTGGAAGATCGCAGCCATCCGGCCTGGCAGCGGCTGAAGTTCGAGGAACTGCTGGCCCAGCAGCTGTCGCAGCTGCAGGCCCAGCGCGAGCGCGCGCTGCTGCGGGCGCCGGCGCTGCCGCTGGCGCAGGGCGGGCTGCACGAGCAGCTGCTGGCGGCCCTGCCGTTTCGCCTCACCGACGCGCAGCGCCGCGTGGTGGAGGAGATCGCGCTCGACCTGCAGCGGCCGCAGCCCATGCACCGCCTGCTGCAGGGCGACGTCGGCTCGGGCAAGACGGTGGTCGCCGCCATGGCGGCGGCGGTCGCCATGGGCGCGGGCTGGCAGTGCGCGCTGATGGCGCCCACCGAGATCCTGGCCGAGCAGCACTTTCGCAAGCTGGTGGGCTGGCTGCAGCCGCTGGGCATCGAGGTGGCCTGGCTCACCGGCAGCCAGAAGGGCAAGGCACGCAAGGAGATGCTGGCCCGCGTGGCCAGCGGCGAGGCGCAGCTGGTGGTGGGCACCCATGCGGTGATCCAGGAGCAGGTGGAGTTCCACCGGCTCGCGCTGGCCGTCATCGACGAGCAGCACCGCTTCGGCGTGGCGCAGCGGTTGGCGCTGCGCAGCAAGATGCAGGCGGAGGCACGGCGCATCGAGGACGAGGGCGGGCCGCTGGAGCCACACCTGCTGATGATGAGCGCCACGCCCATCCCGCGCACGCTGGCCATGACCTACTACGCCGACCTGGAGGTCTCCACCATCGACGAGCTGCCGCCCGGGCGCACGCCCATCGTCACCAAGGTGTTCTCGGACGCCAAGCGCGAGGCGGTGGTCGAGCGCATCCGCGACGAAGTCGCCCAGGGCCGGCAGGTCTACTGGGTCTGCCCGCTGATCGAGGAGTCGGAGAAGCTCGACCTGCAGAACGCCACCGCCACCCACGAGCAGCTCAGCGAGGCGCTGGCCGGCCACATGGTGGGCCTGCTGCATGGACGCATGCCGGCGGCCGAGAAGGCGGCGGTGATGTCGCTTTTCTCGGGCGGGCAGATGGCGGTGCTGGTCGCAACCACCGTCATCGAGGTGGGCGTGGACGTGCCCAACGCCAGCCTGATGGTGATCGAGCATGCCGAGCGCTTCGGCCTGAGCCAGCTGCACCAGCTGCGCGGACGGGTCGGGCGCGGCGCGGTGGCCAGCGTCTGCGTGCTGCTCTACACCTCGCCGCTGTCGGACACCGGCAAGTCGCGGCTGAAGGCCATGGCCGAGACCAACGACGGCTTCGAGATCGCCCGGCGCGACCTCGAGATCCGCGGCCCCGGCGAATTCATGGGCGCCCGCCAGTCGGGCGCACCGCTGCTGCGCTTCGCCAACCTCGAGGAAGACATCGCGCTGGTCCGCCAGGCGCGGCACGCCGCCGGGCTGATGCTGGACCGCCATCCCGAGGCCGCGGCTGCGCATGTGGCCCGCTGGCTGGGCGGGAAGGCGGAATACCTCAAGGCCTGA
- a CDS encoding LysR substrate-binding domain-containing protein, giving the protein MTLTELRYIVAVARERHFGRAAEACFVSQPTLSVAIKKLEDELDVKIFERGASEVSVTALGEDIVRQAQAVLDEAAAIKEIAKRGKDPLAGPLRLGIIYTIGPYLLPDLVKQTIEQVPQMPLMLQENFTVKLLEMLRTGELDCAVMAEPFPDTGLAIAPLYDEPFMVAVPRQHALAKRESVSSEEVKRETMLLLGTGHCFRDHVLEVCPEFARFSSDAEGIRKSFEGSSLETIKHMVASGMGITVVPQLSVPSEPQAHVAYVPFRDPVPTRRVVLAWRRTFTRYEAIAALRNAIYACELRGVQKLS; this is encoded by the coding sequence ATGACACTGACCGAACTGCGCTACATCGTGGCGGTGGCCCGAGAGAGACATTTCGGCCGCGCCGCCGAGGCCTGCTTCGTCTCCCAGCCCACCCTCAGCGTCGCCATCAAGAAGCTCGAAGACGAGCTGGACGTGAAGATCTTCGAGCGCGGCGCCAGCGAGGTCAGCGTGACCGCCCTGGGCGAGGACATCGTGCGCCAGGCCCAGGCGGTGCTCGACGAGGCCGCCGCGATCAAGGAGATCGCCAAGCGCGGCAAGGACCCGCTGGCCGGGCCGCTGCGGCTGGGCATCATCTACACGATCGGTCCCTACCTGCTGCCCGACCTGGTGAAGCAGACCATCGAGCAGGTGCCCCAGATGCCGCTCATGCTGCAGGAGAACTTCACCGTCAAGCTGCTGGAGATGCTGCGCACCGGCGAGCTCGACTGCGCGGTGATGGCCGAGCCCTTCCCCGACACCGGCCTGGCCATCGCCCCGCTGTACGACGAGCCCTTCATGGTGGCGGTGCCGCGCCAGCACGCGCTGGCCAAGCGCGAGAGCGTGTCCTCCGAGGAGGTCAAGCGCGAGACCATGTTGCTGCTGGGTACCGGCCATTGCTTCCGTGACCATGTGCTGGAGGTCTGCCCCGAGTTCGCCCGCTTCTCCAGTGATGCCGAAGGCATCCGCAAGAGCTTCGAAGGTTCCTCGCTGGAAACCATCAAGCACATGGTGGCCTCGGGCATGGGCATCACCGTGGTGCCACAGCTGAGCGTGCCGAGTGAGCCGCAGGCCCATGTCGCCTACGTCCCCTTCCGCGATCCCGTGCCCACCCGCCGGGTGGTGCTGGCCTGGCGCCGCACCTTCACCCGCTACGAGGCCATCGCCGCACTGCGCAATGCGATCTACGCCTGCGAACTCAGGGGTGTGCAGAAACTGTCCTGA
- a CDS encoding Dps family protein: MAKNKLKSKTPSSVLPVNIGIGEEDRAAIADGLNKLLADTFTLYLTTHNFHWNVTGPMFNTLHTMFMEQYTELWNAVDPIAERIRALGHTAAGSYKDYEALSSLGDAPSQPPKADEMIRILVQGHEGVARTARGLYPLVEKASDEPSADLLTQRLDVHEKTAWMLRSLLEE, translated from the coding sequence ATGGCAAAAAACAAGCTTAAAAGCAAGACCCCGTCCTCCGTGCTGCCGGTCAACATCGGCATCGGCGAGGAAGACCGCGCGGCGATCGCCGACGGCCTGAACAAGCTGCTGGCCGACACCTTCACGCTCTACCTGACGACCCACAACTTCCACTGGAACGTCACCGGCCCGATGTTCAACACCCTGCACACCATGTTCATGGAGCAGTACACCGAGCTGTGGAACGCGGTCGACCCGATCGCCGAGCGCATCCGCGCACTGGGCCACACCGCGGCCGGCTCCTACAAGGACTACGAGGCGCTCAGCTCGCTGGGCGACGCGCCGAGCCAGCCGCCCAAGGCCGACGAGATGATCCGCATCCTGGTGCAGGGCCACGAAGGCGTGGCGCGCACCGCGCGCGGCCTCTACCCGCTGGTGGAGAAGGCCTCCGACGAGCCCTCGGCCGACCTGCTGACCCAGCGCCTGGACGTGCACGAGAAGACCGCCTGGATGCTGCGCAGCCTGCTCGAAGAGTGA